The Clostridioides sp. ES-S-0010-02 genome window below encodes:
- the mobB gene encoding molybdopterin-guanine dinucleotide biosynthesis protein B gives MYNVLSIVSYSGVGKTTLIEGIVRELSKEGYNVGVIKHTCHDFEIDEEGKDTYKHRKSGARKVCIISNKRLAYIEELKDKNPLYKMIKFYEDMDLIIIEGYKNYRFKRLEVIRKDKYKDILSNKSDLIGIISDIEYDLNIKQFSLNDYKNVSKYIEYCIKNNTLKLNDSEIKNILKE, from the coding sequence ATGTATAATGTATTATCAATTGTCTCTTATTCAGGAGTAGGTAAAACTACGTTGATTGAAGGTATAGTAAGAGAATTAAGTAAAGAAGGGTATAATGTTGGAGTTATCAAACACACATGCCATGATTTTGAGATAGATGAGGAAGGGAAAGATACTTATAAACATAGAAAATCAGGTGCGAGGAAAGTTTGTATAATATCAAATAAGAGGTTAGCATATATTGAAGAGTTAAAAGATAAAAATCCACTATATAAAATGATTAAGTTTTATGAAGATATGGACTTGATTATTATAGAAGGATATAAAAATTATAGATTTAAAAGATTAGAGGTAATTAGAAAGGATAAGTATAAGGATATTTTATCAAATAAATCTGATTTGATAGGTATTATAAGTGACATAGAATATGATTTAAATATTAAGCAGTTTAGTTTGAATGACTATAAAAATGTATCAAAGTACATAGAATATTGTATAAAAAATAATACTTTAAAATTAAATGATAGTGAAATAAAAAACATATTAAAAGAATAA
- a CDS encoding DUF896 domain-containing protein → MFDKKKLDRINELAKKNKEGALSDDEIKEREILRKEYLENFRAHFKSRLDSVKVVSPEEYEQYMKNNKN, encoded by the coding sequence ATGTTTGACAAGAAGAAATTAGATAGGATTAATGAATTAGCAAAGAAAAATAAAGAGGGAGCTCTTTCTGATGATGAAATCAAAGAAAGGGAGATTTTAAGAAAGGAATATTTAGAAAATTTTAGAGCTCATTTTAAATCAAGACTTGATAGTGTTAAAGTAGTCTCACCAGAAGAATATGAACAATATATGAAAAATAATAAAAATTAA
- a CDS encoding polysaccharide biosynthesis protein — protein sequence MKVPYLVLSTVILFMSNFVVRIFGFLYKIFLSRALGETGLGIYHMIFNFLMICLAVTTTGIPTALSCLVAKRKALNDKHNTNALFISTLYISFFVALIISIVASFNSSFLSLKFLKDPKLNLFILAVCPAIVIITLSNVLRGYYYGIKNVKVPAIGQIIEQMGKILFVFLLVMYVNDKSMNCYIALLGISIGELSNIIFMLICLCRDSSFDNKYIISIKDFYNSSMETLKMSIPITCNRMSNILLQSISSMMIPSRLALSGMTYQQSLSMYGVVSGMVMPFIFLPFTVGSALIVNLIPTISQEMALRKRKSVLKKIKYSVLLTLFVGILSSVFFYFFGKDLCILVFKNKLAGEYLKAMFLVPLFMSLNQTLSGILHSIRKELASSINTIIGMLIQLVALYVFLPIPGLNIYAYIYTMTIVSIFTCLLHTIVLFKSIKSIH from the coding sequence TTGAAAGTACCTTATTTAGTACTATCAACAGTTATTTTATTTATGTCTAACTTTGTCGTAAGAATATTTGGATTTTTATATAAAATATTCTTATCAAGAGCTTTAGGCGAAACAGGTCTAGGTATATATCATATGATTTTTAACTTTTTAATGATTTGTTTAGCTGTTACAACAACTGGAATACCTACTGCACTTAGTTGTCTAGTTGCAAAAAGAAAAGCTTTAAATGATAAGCACAACACTAATGCTTTGTTTATATCAACTTTATACATATCATTTTTTGTAGCATTAATTATATCTATAGTTGCATCTTTCAATAGTTCTTTTTTATCACTTAAGTTTCTAAAAGACCCTAAATTGAACTTATTTATACTAGCAGTTTGTCCTGCCATAGTTATAATAACACTTTCAAATGTACTTAGGGGGTATTACTACGGCATAAAGAACGTAAAAGTTCCTGCTATTGGACAAATTATTGAACAGATGGGTAAAATTCTATTTGTTTTTTTACTCGTTATGTATGTAAATGATAAGTCTATGAATTGTTATATTGCTCTTTTAGGTATATCTATTGGTGAATTGAGTAATATCATATTTATGCTCATATGTTTATGTCGAGATTCTTCATTTGACAATAAATATATTATAAGTATAAAAGATTTTTATAATTCCTCTATGGAAACATTGAAAATGTCCATACCTATAACTTGCAATAGAATGTCAAATATACTTTTACAATCTATTAGCTCTATGATGATACCATCAAGATTAGCATTATCAGGCATGACTTATCAACAATCATTAAGTATGTATGGTGTCGTCAGCGGGATGGTAATGCCATTTATATTTTTACCATTTACTGTTGGCTCAGCACTTATTGTAAATTTGATACCTACTATATCACAAGAAATGGCCTTAAGAAAACGTAAAAGTGTCCTAAAAAAAATAAAGTATTCTGTACTCCTAACTTTATTTGTAGGTATACTATCATCAGTGTTTTTTTATTTCTTTGGAAAAGATTTATGTATACTAGTATTTAAAAATAAACTTGCTGGAGAATATTTAAAAGCTATGTTTTTAGTACCACTATTTATGTCACTAAATCAAACACTATCTGGTATTTTACATTCAATAAGAAAAGAATTAGCTTCAAGTATAAACACTATCATTGGTATGTTAATTCAGCTAGTAGCTCTATATGTATTTCTTCCCATTCCAGGACTTAATATTTATGCATACATATACACAATGACAATAGTATCAATATTTACTTGTTTATTACATACTATAGTACTTTTTAAATCTATAAAATCTATACATTAG
- a CDS encoding PLP-dependent aminotransferase family protein, translating to MEKYKIDLSERKSTKYIQIFNHIKQLIINKELVEHEKLPPIRKLSDYLHVNNTTIVKVYELLENEGYVYKIIGSGTFVSNSNSYKNGIDKGKNKNIRQRDDLIHFDNGNPSNDMFPIDSFKNAVNMALSKDGSSIFDYDEGLGSEELREKMVEYLSDENINTTKENIQIISGAQQGIDIVCKGLISYSDVVFMEEPSYNGAIEVFKSRGAKIISIPMLDDGIDIGILKLKLEKIKPRLIYIMPNFQNPTGISYSTYKKKKLIELAEEHDFYIIEDDFISDFIFDSEDNRTVRSYDDKNRVVYIKSFSKILMPGLRIGIVEMPNELLKKVLWAKYSSDISTPGLIQKSMYYYMENFNWKNYLSHIEKIYTDKYKLAKNLINDKLSGKLKVRKSCGGINFFLELPRGYTSQSFTSFMLNKGVSMLPGTYFFDNLVDDRFFRINIARPSMEELEKGISIISDNIEEFFCEYKNKLDIKSNKLFY from the coding sequence GTGGAAAAATACAAAATAGATTTAAGTGAAAGGAAGTCAACTAAATATATACAAATATTTAATCATATAAAGCAGTTAATAATAAACAAAGAACTAGTTGAGCATGAAAAACTTCCACCAATAAGAAAGTTATCAGATTATTTACATGTAAATAATACTACTATAGTTAAAGTATATGAGCTTTTGGAAAATGAAGGATATGTATATAAAATTATAGGAAGTGGAACTTTTGTATCAAATTCAAATTCTTATAAAAATGGTATAGATAAAGGGAAAAACAAGAATATTAGACAAAGAGATGATTTAATTCATTTCGATAATGGAAATCCATCTAATGATATGTTTCCTATAGATTCATTTAAAAATGCTGTAAACATGGCATTATCTAAAGATGGAAGTTCAATATTTGATTACGATGAAGGGCTAGGCTCTGAGGAGTTAAGAGAAAAGATGGTAGAGTATTTAAGTGATGAAAATATAAATACTACTAAAGAAAACATTCAAATAATCTCAGGAGCACAGCAAGGTATAGATATAGTTTGTAAAGGGCTTATAAGTTATTCTGATGTTGTTTTTATGGAAGAACCCTCTTACAATGGAGCAATTGAAGTATTTAAAAGTAGAGGTGCAAAAATAATATCTATACCTATGTTAGATGATGGAATTGATATAGGTATTTTAAAATTAAAATTGGAAAAAATAAAACCAAGACTTATATATATTATGCCTAATTTTCAAAATCCAACAGGTATATCTTATTCTACATATAAAAAAAAGAAGCTAATAGAATTGGCAGAAGAGCATGATTTTTATATAATTGAAGATGATTTTATCAGTGATTTTATATTTGATTCAGAGGATAATAGGACAGTCAGGAGCTATGATGATAAAAATAGGGTAGTATATATAAAGAGTTTTTCAAAAATACTTATGCCAGGCTTAAGAATAGGAATTGTAGAAATGCCAAATGAATTATTAAAAAAAGTTTTGTGGGCTAAATATTCATCAGACATATCAACACCAGGTCTTATTCAAAAATCAATGTATTACTATATGGAGAATTTCAATTGGAAGAATTATCTAAGTCATATAGAGAAGATATATACTGATAAGTACAAGTTAGCAAAAAACTTGATTAATGATAAATTGAGTGGTAAATTAAAAGTTAGAAAATCTTGTGGAGGTATAAACTTTTTTTTAGAATTGCCAAGAGGGTATACATCACAAAGCTTTACAAGTTTTATGTTAAATAAAGGAGTATCCATGCTTCCAGGGACTTATTTTTTTGATAATCTAGTGGATGATAGATTTTTTAGAATAAATATAGCTCGTCCAAGTATGGAAGAGTTAGAAAAGGGAATATCTATAATAAGTGATAATATAGAAGAGTTTTTCTGTGAATATAAAAATAAGTTAGATATAAAAAGTAATAAATTATTTTATTAA
- a CDS encoding PTS sugar transporter subunit IIB has translation MKKILVACGAGIATSTVVCDKVERLVKENNIQAEVIQCKIAECATKQEGADLIVSTTILPTTYDIPAIKATAYITGINTAALDKKILDALK, from the coding sequence ATGAAAAAAATATTAGTAGCATGTGGAGCAGGAATTGCAACATCAACAGTAGTTTGCGACAAAGTAGAAAGATTGGTTAAAGAAAATAACATACAAGCAGAAGTTATACAATGTAAAATTGCTGAATGTGCAACAAAACAAGAAGGTGCTGATTTGATAGTATCTACTACTATATTGCCAACAACTTATGATATACCTGCAATAAAAGCAACAGCATACATAACAGGTATAAATACTGCTGCATTAGATAAGAAAATATTGGATGCTTTAAAATAA
- a CDS encoding histidinol-phosphatase HisJ family protein gives MFYDYHMHSSFSTDGKSTMEEMIKKSIDLGINEICFTDHVDYDVYADDSFSIVYEDYFKSLETLKNRYKDKISIKKGIEFGVQTQLIDTYRKEAHQYPLDFIICSIHAIDKMDLYLGSYFEGKTQHEVYENYYLYLYNIVKNYKDYSVLGHLDLIKRYAPYDTILDDRLFSDIIEETLKQAIYDGKGIEINTSCYRYNLPDLTPSRYILQMYKDLGGEIITTGSDSHHVSQVAYEFDYIYSLLKNMGFKYVSKFNKMKPEFIKL, from the coding sequence ATGTTTTACGACTATCACATGCACTCAAGTTTCTCTACTGATGGAAAATCTACAATGGAAGAAATGATAAAAAAATCTATAGACCTTGGTATAAATGAAATTTGTTTCACAGACCATGTCGATTATGATGTTTATGCGGATGATTCTTTTTCGATTGTTTACGAAGATTATTTTAAAAGTCTAGAAACTCTTAAAAATAGATATAAAGATAAAATATCAATAAAAAAAGGGATTGAATTTGGAGTTCAAACTCAATTAATAGATACATATAGAAAAGAAGCTCATCAATATCCATTAGATTTTATAATATGCTCTATTCATGCTATAGATAAAATGGATTTATACCTTGGTAGCTATTTTGAAGGTAAGACTCAACATGAGGTCTATGAGAACTACTACCTTTATTTGTATAATATTGTTAAAAACTACAAGGATTACTCTGTTTTAGGTCATTTAGATTTAATTAAAAGATATGCACCTTATGATACCATCCTAGATGACAGACTATTTTCAGATATAATTGAAGAAACTCTCAAGCAAGCTATCTATGATGGTAAAGGTATCGAAATAAACACATCTTGCTACAGATACAACCTGCCAGATTTAACTCCATCTAGATATATCCTTCAGATGTATAAAGATTTAGGAGGAGAAATCATAACCACAGGCTCAGATTCACATCATGTAAGTCAAGTTGCATATGAATTTGATTACATATATTCATTACTAAAAAACATGGGATTTAAGTATGTATCTAAATTTAATAAAATGAAACCAGAATTTATAAAATTATAA
- a CDS encoding aminopeptidase, whose amino-acid sequence MDLKHKFKNAWEIEKKENAIEQVMEYARNYMDFLSKSKTERLSVKEIIKLAKENGYISIDEAMENGSVSHGDKIYAINKEKAVALFVIGKNYIEKGMKIIGSHIDSPRLDLKPNPLYQEANLGFFKTHYYGGIKKYQWTAIPLALHGVVILNDGTKVDVSIGEEDSDPVFCVTDLLVHLAGNQMQKKLSEGISGEALNVLIGNMPLDGEEKEPITANILKILNEKYSIVEEDLLSAEIEVVPAGKARDLGFDRSMVLGYGHDDRVCSYAAVKAILETRQPEFTSVTLCVDKEEVGSQGNTGMHSKFFENTVAELIALEGDYCDIKVRRALANSKVLSADVAAGYDPNFDEAYEKRNSAYMGNGIVLNKYTGSRGKSGCNDANAEFISEVKRIFNEGNVVWQTAELGKVDQGGGGTIAYILANQGAEVIDCGVGVLNMHAPHEIVSKVDIYEMYKGYKSFFNINL is encoded by the coding sequence ATGGACTTAAAGCATAAATTTAAGAATGCATGGGAAATTGAAAAAAAAGAGAATGCTATTGAACAGGTTATGGAATATGCTCGCAATTATATGGATTTTTTAAGTAAATCAAAAACTGAAAGACTTTCAGTAAAAGAAATTATAAAATTGGCTAAAGAAAATGGTTATATTTCAATAGATGAAGCTATGGAAAATGGAAGTGTAAGTCATGGGGACAAGATTTATGCTATAAATAAAGAAAAAGCAGTGGCACTTTTTGTAATAGGTAAAAACTATATAGAAAAAGGTATGAAGATTATAGGTAGTCATATAGATTCTCCAAGATTAGATTTAAAACCAAACCCATTGTATCAAGAAGCTAATCTAGGTTTTTTTAAGACTCACTACTATGGAGGAATTAAAAAATATCAATGGACAGCTATTCCTCTTGCTTTACATGGAGTAGTTATATTAAATGATGGTACAAAGGTGGATGTATCTATTGGTGAAGAAGACAGTGACCCAGTGTTTTGTGTAACTGACCTATTAGTTCATTTAGCTGGAAACCAAATGCAAAAGAAATTGTCAGAAGGAATCAGTGGTGAAGCTTTAAATGTATTAATTGGAAATATGCCTTTGGATGGCGAAGAAAAAGAACCTATAACAGCAAATATATTAAAAATTTTAAATGAAAAATATAGTATAGTTGAAGAAGATTTATTAAGCGCTGAGATTGAAGTAGTTCCAGCTGGGAAGGCAAGAGATTTGGGGTTTGATAGGTCAATGGTATTAGGATATGGTCATGATGATAGAGTATGTTCATATGCTGCTGTAAAAGCTATACTAGAGACTAGACAACCAGAATTTACTTCAGTTACATTATGTGTAGACAAAGAAGAAGTTGGCTCCCAAGGAAATACAGGTATGCATTCAAAGTTTTTTGAAAATACTGTGGCTGAGTTAATAGCTTTAGAAGGCGATTACTGTGATATTAAGGTAAGAAGAGCTTTAGCAAATAGTAAAGTATTATCAGCTGATGTTGCAGCTGGATATGACCCAAATTTTGATGAGGCATATGAAAAAAGAAACTCTGCATATATGGGAAATGGAATAGTTTTAAATAAGTATACTGGTTCGAGAGGTAAGAGTGGATGTAATGATGCTAATGCTGAGTTTATATCAGAAGTAAAAAGAATTTTTAACGAGGGTAATGTAGTATGGCAAACTGCTGAACTTGGTAAAGTGGACCAAGGTGGAGGTGGAACAATAGCCTATATCTTAGCAAATCAAGGTGCAGAGGTTATAGATTGTGGTGTTGGTGTTTTAAATATGCATGCACCGCATGAGATTGTTTCTAAAGTAGATATATATGAAATGTACAAAGGATATAAATCGTTTTTTAATATAAATTTATAA
- a CDS encoding LysR family transcriptional regulator encodes MDFKQLEVFVAVAKHQSFSKAARELFLTQPTVSAHIQNLERELETVLINRSNKVITLTKSGEILYEHAIYILNNCKRAIYDIKEYSGKIEGIIDIACSSIPETYILPDFMKNFSMSYPDVKFSISHYDSQYAISEILNERISFGLVGSKINNPQIEYLDLLDDELVLITPSDFKIDNNNNYIDIEELASVNFIMRKEGSGTRNLILNTLSKNNFPVNKLNVIAHVESNEAIKEMVRLGLGVSFISYISAIDYLNAGKIKCYKVKDVDFTRKFFFIYSKKKTFSPLEDKFLNRLCEYFEIII; translated from the coding sequence ATGGATTTTAAACAACTTGAAGTATTTGTTGCTGTTGCAAAACATCAAAGTTTTTCAAAAGCTGCAAGAGAACTTTTTTTAACTCAACCTACTGTAAGTGCACACATACAAAATTTAGAAAGAGAGTTAGAAACTGTACTTATAAACAGAAGCAACAAAGTTATTACACTCACAAAATCTGGTGAAATTCTTTATGAGCATGCCATATATATATTAAATAACTGCAAACGTGCAATTTATGATATAAAAGAATATTCAGGTAAAATAGAAGGCATTATAGATATAGCATGTAGTTCTATACCTGAAACTTATATTTTACCTGATTTTATGAAGAATTTTTCTATGAGTTATCCAGATGTAAAATTTTCCATAAGCCATTATGATTCTCAATATGCTATATCAGAAATTTTAAATGAACGGATAAGCTTTGGATTAGTTGGTTCTAAAATTAACAATCCTCAAATCGAATATCTAGACTTATTAGATGATGAACTTGTACTTATTACTCCTTCAGATTTTAAAATTGATAACAATAACAATTACATTGATATAGAAGAATTGGCTTCTGTCAATTTTATTATGAGAAAAGAAGGCTCTGGTACTAGAAACTTAATACTAAACACACTTAGCAAAAATAACTTTCCGGTAAACAAATTAAATGTAATAGCTCATGTAGAATCAAATGAAGCCATTAAAGAAATGGTTAGATTAGGCCTTGGTGTATCTTTTATATCATATATTTCAGCTATTGATTATCTAAATGCAGGCAAAATAAAATGCTACAAAGTAAAAGATGTTGATTTTACAAGAAAATTTTTCTTTATTTATTCTAAAAAGAAAACTTTTTCTCCATTGGAAGATAAATTTCTAAACAGACTATGTGAGTACTTTGAAATCATAATATAA
- a CDS encoding ABC transporter ATP-binding protein — translation MIKQFVKYYKPYKKIFTLDLIAAFLFSLCDLVYPMITRNIMDDIVPNKNLRMLVVFAVVLILIFIAKAGLNYFMQYWGHVIGVDMQADMRNEVFTHLQRLPNTYFDNNKSGVTMSRIVNDLMDITELAHHGPEDLFISVVMLVGSFFILIDINIPLTLIIFAILPFIIWFAITKKDKMNIAFMKSRVTIGDVNATLENSIAGMKVTKSFCTEKEELNKFVRSNKLFRRARQDSYKVMAEYYSGMNLYMDILEWVVVIAGGYFTYLGKITLGDFAAYILYVKMFIQPMKKLINFTEQYQNGMTGFKRFIEIMEQDHQKEAKNPVELEHVKGNIEIENISFTYEDDTQVLDNLSLSIEAGKTIALVGPSGGGKTTLCNLLPRFYEFDKGDIKIDGKSIRDVSLKSLRKNIGIVQQDVFLFTGTIRDNILCGNPSATDEEMIEAAKKARIHDFVETLPDGYDTYIGERGVKLSGGQKQRISISRIFLKNPPIIILDEATSALDNVTEREIQESLEELSKDRTNLVVAHRLTTIKNADEIIVLTDKGIEERGTHEELVNKNGVYSRLHNN, via the coding sequence ATGATAAAACAATTTGTCAAATATTATAAACCATATAAGAAAATCTTTACATTAGACCTTATAGCTGCGTTCTTATTTTCTTTATGCGATTTAGTTTATCCTATGATAACTAGAAATATAATGGATGACATTGTTCCAAATAAAAATTTAAGAATGCTAGTAGTTTTTGCAGTTGTACTTATACTTATATTTATAGCAAAAGCAGGGCTTAATTATTTTATGCAATATTGGGGACATGTCATTGGTGTAGATATGCAAGCTGATATGAGAAATGAGGTATTTACACACTTACAGAGGCTTCCAAATACTTATTTTGATAATAATAAATCTGGTGTAACTATGTCTAGAATAGTAAATGACTTAATGGATATAACAGAACTTGCACATCATGGTCCTGAAGATTTATTCATTTCTGTAGTAATGTTAGTGGGTTCATTCTTTATACTTATAGATATAAATATTCCTCTTACTCTTATAATTTTTGCTATATTGCCATTTATAATTTGGTTTGCTATAACAAAAAAAGATAAGATGAATATAGCCTTTATGAAAAGTAGAGTTACTATAGGTGATGTAAATGCAACTTTAGAAAATAGCATAGCTGGAATGAAAGTAACTAAGTCTTTTTGTACTGAAAAAGAAGAATTAAATAAGTTTGTAAGAAGTAATAAATTATTTAGGAGAGCACGACAAGATTCTTATAAAGTAATGGCAGAATATTATTCTGGTATGAATTTATATATGGATATTTTGGAATGGGTAGTTGTTATAGCTGGTGGATACTTTACTTATCTTGGGAAAATTACTTTAGGTGATTTTGCTGCATATATATTATATGTAAAGATGTTTATACAACCTATGAAGAAATTGATAAACTTTACAGAACAATATCAAAATGGTATGACAGGTTTTAAAAGATTCATAGAGATAATGGAACAGGACCATCAAAAAGAAGCTAAAAACCCTGTTGAACTTGAACATGTAAAAGGTAACATCGAGATAGAAAATATATCTTTTACATATGAAGATGATACCCAAGTATTAGATAATCTAAGTTTATCTATAGAAGCTGGTAAAACTATAGCTTTAGTAGGTCCTTCTGGTGGAGGAAAGACTACATTGTGTAATTTATTGCCAAGATTTTATGAGTTTGATAAAGGTGACATAAAAATTGATGGAAAAAGTATCAGGGATGTAAGTTTAAAATCTTTGAGAAAAAATATAGGTATAGTTCAACAAGATGTATTTTTATTTACAGGAACTATAAGAGATAATATTCTTTGTGGAAATCCTAGTGCTACAGATGAAGAGATGATTGAGGCTGCAAAAAAAGCTAGAATACACGATTTCGTAGAAACTTTGCCAGATGGATATGATACTTATATAGGAGAAAGAGGAGTAAAATTATCTGGGGGACAAAAACAAAGAATTTCAATCTCAAGAATCTTTTTAAAGAATCCTCCAATAATAATATTGGATGAAGCTACTTCCGCTTTAGATAATGTAACAGAAAGAGAAATTCAAGAGTCCTTAGAAGAGTTAAGTAAAGATAGAACAAATTTAGTTGTTGCACATAGGTTGACTACTATAAAAAATGCTGATGAAATCATAGTACTGACAGATAAAGGAATTGAAGAAAGAGGTACTCATGAAGAGTTAGTAAATAAAAATGGAGTATATAGTAGATTACACAATAACTAA
- a CDS encoding molybdopterin molybdotransferase MoeA: MIGLADAIKIIEENVIPISRIKRVNLIEAVNKVVAEDIYSTIDSPPFDRSPYDGYAYDANSENKNLKVIGTLYAGEVFDGILNKNEAVKIMTGGKIPKGANCVVKKEDVTTREDMITLNIKLKEYDNYIFKGEDIKKGQLIISKNQNIGYDGIGVLASLGISKLTVYDDLKVGILNTGTELQDINETLEDGKIYDSNRYTLYSKLLKLGIQADTICNCTDDIQELEKKVKDMLETVDFLITTGGVSVGDKDLIPDVFRNIGAKELFWKINIKPGGACYVATLGEKILFGLSGNPHAAIVVFDNVVVPVIEYLTYKDSNHYIKAIFKGEFNKVSNNDRFVSGKLYTDEGKLYVTLNDKKDAKARLSATLRSNCMIKIKKREIIKENQLVDVVVI; this comes from the coding sequence ATGATAGGATTAGCAGATGCCATAAAAATTATTGAAGAAAATGTTATACCAATAAGTAGGATTAAGAGAGTTAATCTTATAGAAGCAGTAAATAAAGTAGTTGCAGAAGATATATATTCAACAATTGATAGTCCTCCATTTGACAGGTCACCATATGATGGTTATGCATATGATGCAAATTCTGAAAATAAAAATTTAAAGGTTATAGGAACATTATATGCAGGAGAAGTGTTTGATGGTATATTAAATAAAAATGAAGCAGTGAAGATAATGACTGGTGGAAAAATTCCAAAGGGAGCAAACTGTGTAGTAAAGAAAGAAGATGTGACAACTAGAGAAGACATGATAACTTTAAATATAAAACTAAAGGAATATGACAATTATATATTTAAAGGTGAGGATATAAAAAAAGGTCAATTAATTATTAGTAAAAATCAAAATATAGGGTATGATGGTATAGGAGTATTAGCGAGTCTTGGAATATCTAAATTAACTGTATATGATGATTTAAAAGTTGGTATTTTAAATACAGGAACAGAATTACAAGATATAAATGAAACTTTGGAGGATGGCAAAATATATGATAGCAATAGATATACATTATATTCAAAGCTTTTAAAGCTTGGAATACAAGCAGATACAATATGTAATTGTACTGATGATATACAAGAATTAGAAAAAAAAGTAAAGGATATGCTAGAAACTGTAGATTTTTTAATTACTACAGGTGGTGTATCTGTTGGAGATAAAGATTTAATACCAGATGTATTTAGAAACATAGGAGCAAAAGAATTGTTTTGGAAGATAAATATTAAACCTGGAGGAGCTTGTTATGTAGCTACATTGGGAGAAAAAATATTGTTTGGGCTTTCTGGCAATCCACATGCGGCAATTGTGGTATTTGATAATGTAGTTGTTCCTGTGATTGAGTATTTAACATATAAGGACAGCAATCATTATATAAAAGCTATATTTAAAGGAGAATTTAACAAAGTCTCAAATAACGATAGATTTGTAAGTGGAAAATTATATACAGATGAAGGTAAATTATATGTTACATTAAATGATAAAAAAGATGCCAAGGCTAGATTATCTGCAACATTGAGAAGCAATTGCATGATTAAGATAAAAAAGAGAGAAATAATAAAAGAAAATCAATTAGTAGATGTTGTTGTTATATAG